GCGGAGAGAACGTGCAGGCGTCTGCAAGCCTTAGCTGCAAGGCTGTGCTCGCGTGAGCGTAGTGTGTGGACTTACCCCCGGGAAACGTCGTGGTATGAAACAATTCTCCCGCACCTTCCGGAGAGTGGCTTCAGAGAAAATTTTCGAATGACCAGGAGCACATTTCAGTACATCGTGGGTGTGTGCGAGTGCATGAAGCGGCGCGATACGAACATGCGCAAGGCGATACCGCTGCGCAAACGTGTGGCGATTGCCATATATCGCCTAGCCACCTCAGCAGAAGAGAGAACGGTCGCAAATGTGTTTGGAGTGAGCCGCTCATCAGTAAACAATATTGTGAGGGAGTTTTGCGACACGATGGTGGAAGTGCTGGAACCTCGGTATATAAAAATGCCGAGGACGCACGAGCTGGCTGAACATCTCCGGCAGTTTGCAGCAGTTGCAGGCTTCCCGCAGGGCGTAGGAGCTGTCGACGGCTGCCACATTGAAGTTTGTCCACCCTCGGAACACGCTGTGGATTACCACAATTATAAGGGGTGGTACAGCACAATTCTTTTGGCGGTCGCAGACCACCGGTACAAATTTTTGTACACGAACACTGGCTCTCCTGGCCGAAACCATGATGCTGCAGTTTTTGAAGTGTCGCGGCTTCCAAAGATTCTGGACAGCGATTTGTTCAAGAGGGAAGTGAGCGAAATTGAAGGTGTGCAGATTGGGCCTCTCTTCCTTGCCGACCAAGCTTTCCCATTGCAGAAGAATGTAGTGAAGCCCTTCCCACATTCCGGCATTATCGGTTCTGATGCACAGGAATTTAATTTTCGCCTTTCTCGTGCCAGACGTGTGGTGGAAGATGCTTTTGGGAGCCTCAAGGCACGCTTCAGAATTCTACTGAAGGGCCTGGAATGTGACATTGTTAATGTACCCTATGTCATTCGAGCATGCTGTGTCCTTCACAACATATGTGAAGAACTTACCGACAGCTGTGACTCTAACTGGCTGGATGTGGTGCATGTAGAAGACAGGCGACGGCCACAGCCCGTCTGCACAAGCAGTCAAGTGGAACCTTCAGGGGTGGCCGTAAGAAATGCCCTGGCAAAGCACCTTGCTTCAAAGTGAAATGCCTTGCATTTACTGCCATGTTGGTGCACGAGTTTATTTCAGTGTGTTTTGTGGCATACAGGTTGAAAATATTTATCCAACTGTGCATATGCCGGATGTTTCAAGGAAGGCGATCACTAATTTTTcaaaataaggtttttgaggcaacgagaagcaatttgcggcatagtagtacgagcgttggcggacgtcaaaaaacaggcgaatcatcttaactagcgaAGTGCATAACTAAGTTATAATAGTtagcttttaactattaccaatagggaCTTGATTGCAATTAGAGGATTGTAGCCGGCCAAtagtaatagccataccagttcttgaatttcaaaaacgccatttctcttgccgctgtggcacaacaaaatttggctatttcgactagttacgactcctggaggggttgctttgcctacatactgttcgaaagtgcatgtattatagctcgatgtagccaaattctgtcatgccacagcgccgagggtaatggAATTTTCGAATTTCTAAACTGATATGGCCATTCTTAACGGtctgctacaaatctctaattgcaagcaGGTGTCTTTtggtaatagtttaaaagttaactattagaatttaatgACTTAGCTATTTAACATGATTCACCTCAAAAACGCTATCTTTAAACatgagtgatcaccttccctgaaacaccagaTATGTGATTTTAAGCTGCTTTTGGTTCATCTGTGTTCATTCCTCATTTTCATATGTGGAATCTTTGCAACCGTTCTGCAGTCTGAACAGGAAGTGATGCCTCCATTCCATGTAGGAAAAACAACTGCGCTTAACAGACGAAGACAGAGGCAGAACATAGACATAGTCTTCGTCTGTAAGCACGCAGTTGTTTTTCAAAGAGCATGAACAAACTATCTCATCAAAAAGTTCAGAAGACGGAAATTGCGGCAAAACTTAATCGCTCAGCAGTATAAACATGCAGCCACAAACTGCAGTGTGTGCCTGCATAGTCCACCCCTCAGTTCATGGCTTCTGTTCTATATGCAGGGAGGAAATTTAGGTGCCTTATGATTTCGGTGTGCCAGAAACGTTTGTGACCACTTGTACATTAGTAACTAGACAAGTTCTTGCATTGTCCATGTCAACTTTGAGGAATTCCAGAATAGTTGGAACAGGTTTCTGCATAAGCATTGTCAACAGCATATCGTAACTGGCATTGCCTTGCTTGTTACAGACAGGACAGAATCAATTATTCTTTATTCTCCTTGGATTGCAAATAGTCCTTCATCACCTGTATCATGCCCTTCTGCACCTCATTGCTCTCTTTCTGGAGCACGATGAGTTGCTTTCGCAGCTCGCTTCTTTCCTTCGCAGCCTTGGCTGCACGTTCCTCAGCCTGTTGATGCATGGCCATCAGCTCACGAAGCAGTGAGCTGGAAGGCCGCTTCCTGCGAAGATTAGATTTTCCGCATCGCTCCCCACTTGTCCCCTGCTCCCTGCCTGCTGGCTCGCTGCCTGCCGTGCTGTCATTACCCTGCAGGGAATTGTAGCGGGTACGGGTATCAAGTTTTCTTCGTACTAAAAGACAATCTCTTGCCCAGTTTGGGCTGGATCCTTTGGCATCTGTGAAtggaggaaaaaagagaaaatgacaaAGATATGTCAGCCACTAAAATACAGAATCATATGATGGTTGGCAGGGAAGTAAAGCCTTGATCACAGACTCTTGAAAACATAACAGGACAAGATACAGAGAAATCGCAGGGGGATCAGAGAGCTTCCTACTCATTAGTAAAAACAGACTGTCTTACGGCGCAAACTTTGCATTGCCTCTTGTCCTTGTGTAACTCTATTAATGTTTGAATGTGAGGAAATTCTTGTGCTGGAGCACCATGTCAATTTTACACTGAACCCAACATGGCTGCCACATGTTGTGGAGAAATGACTTATGATGGCCCTGCTGCTACATACGCCACTCATGTCAATAGTGGCACGCTGTCCAATCCCTGCAAAAAATTTCTTGTACTTAAACTTTTCTTGTCAAAGAGCATATATGAAGCCTCACTGAAAAGGTCTGGGCCGTCACATTTTGAGATGATGTCCAAGAACAAAAACCATTTTGTAAGGAAGCTACTGAAAACACTTTATAGGACTGTGCGTAAGGTCCTCCTTATCACTTACTTATTTGCCACAttggtttttaatgtttttgttggGTTTTCGACAAGTATGATTTCTTTCATGTGTTCTTGTTGATATATACCTTGCTGTTAtgtttgaaaagtttgaaaagtatttatttgaagtgtgtttcatacacttcaggaaggaggccaaaaggcgtgttgcctgacgagggccttcctccctgggggtaagcaaactgcactcggcgcatacacacacaaaataaacaaatgcaataaatgtagcggtcgccattacacttgctggcatgttaaaagaaaaacaaaggaaaaactgtacaacaatgttaaggtatcttcgaagttgttaagatgcgtgctgttgggttacagggaattataaaaaggaaaaaaaatatatacaatcatgttgactgttatcaatttataatatgtcacaggatgtaccggttagtcatgtagtcaacagtgcaatcacttttctcttgtatattttttgagttctgctttgatggaggaggtcatgaaaatttctgttttcattcaaaaaggtagtcatctgatatctaatcgtttggaatccgtaatttgttcttgattttggtgctcttattgtcatgtgtcgaaggggatatgggttttgcggtagctctggtgttgcacaaaaattagtttgaagatgaaatctgttatatgtttcaagtgctagccgaagagttattaattgaaaaattgtcagtaaccccaagctgttccaccacgagttagtgtatccaagtagcctagattagcaattgctcgtatggcctttttctgtagtaaaaacaaagcatttaaattagtctgtgttgagtctccccatatcagtaaacaatagtgaagatgtgaatgaattaatctgaaataaagttgctttatgagccatactggcaatagaagtctaaatttatttagaaggcccactgatcgcgaaattttttttcttacttgattaatatggtcagtccacaacaggtgttcattaaatataactccaaggaattttattgactgtactcgttgtaaaacattcgaattgtataatatgattggctcattatctatgactttatttttagctctgaatattacatacttcgtcttcgtgatgtttagttctaacctgttggccctcaaccataatgtaaggttttctaaccagagattagctctacattctattgcttgtaaactcgcgtcatgaaaaaaaatatttgtgtcgtcaacgtataaaactgtttcggaggaaggaagaatattaacaatgtcatttatgtgaactaggaatagaataggacccagtattgagccctgtggcacaccagtgcgTATAAGGCCGTGGCTTGAAGGTATGTCGTTAATCATTGTGAATTGTACTCTGGATGAAAAGTAGCCCTGAATAAGATTAAGTGCGGAACCTCGTATCCCATAGAATTGTAATTTGCGCAGTAAAATTTTGTGACAGACTGAGTCGAAGGCTTTTCTAAAGCCTAAGAATAGTCCAAgtgtaaaaattctgttttctatattgttaattattttatcctttatgtgaagtaaagctttttttgtaaatttccctttctgaaagccatattgttctttcgcaatagctccggtcttaatgaagtacgaagtaaggcgggtattgatgacttgttcagcaatttttgaaaagaccggtaaaacggatattgggcgataattgttaggatcattatagcttcctgtcttatgtaccacacaaactcttgctatctttaatttatctggaaacctgccttctttgagcatttggttgcatatatggGACAACAAAGGTGCGATAATATCAGATACGGCTTTCACTACCTCGCCCTTGATGTTATCAGCTCCAACGGAGCAGTTATTGTTTAGACGTATTATATACGAAGAGATTTCGGCtgtagttgttggggaaagaaatatcgaaggctttggtatgcCTTTAAGATATGACATTGGATCAGTGCATGTTGTTTGCACAGACTGATTTTCACCAACCGTCAGGAAGTGTTCGTTAAACATGTCTGATAAGGGACGACCTCTGAGTGGAACGCCATCTACCACAATCTCTACTGGAGTTGGCTCGGTTCGTTTTGATACTAAATTGTTGTATGACCTCTATATCTGATTAGGGGCAAGTTTATTAGCGAACGCTTTTGCGTAAtattcctgttttgcggtttttagaTCAGTGTTGAGCTTATTCCTTAGAGCTTTATGCAAGTTTAGTATATTGATGtccttgtgcttcaaaaaatcagcaaagagattgtgtttttgccttattcttttgtacagctctttcgtaacccacggtttcttagactttttgtacctagagcggcggactagaggaaaggcttcataataggcatcttgaaattttttttcaaagacatcgTAACAGCGACTAGGATCTTCTTCATTAAAAACGGGTGACCAGTCCACCTCTGAAATCATGCGTCGAAAGCAATTAATAGTTTCGTCATTAACTTTCCGATAGAAAGTGTTAGCTGcgctattagaaaaagttttcctcgaatggggcaaaaagacaaaaaatggaagatggtcgcTAACATCGCAGGTCATCACACCCGACTGTACATCATTTGGTAAAAAATCAGTTAAACATAAATCGAGAGCAGTTCTGGTACTTGTGGTAATTCTTGT
The Amblyomma americanum isolate KBUSLIRL-KWMA chromosome 3, ASM5285725v1, whole genome shotgun sequence genome window above contains:
- the LOC144123710 gene encoding uncharacterized protein LOC144123710, whose amino-acid sequence is MAHSKPVPDAVDRSCGFLAMFAACQTEMQQRRLRQLAILDELEERQAEQDQAERTCRRLQALAARLCSRERSVWTYPRETSWYETILPHLPESGFRENFRMTRSTFQYIVGVCECMKRRDTNMRKAIPLRKRVAIAIYRLATSAEERTVANVFGVSRSSVNNIVREFCDTMVEVLEPRYIKMPRTHELAEHLRQFAAVAGFPQGVGAVDGCHIEVCPPSEHAVDYHNYKGWYSTILLAVADHRYKFLYTNTGSPGRNHDAAVFEVSRLPKILDSDLFKREVSEIEGVQIGPLFLADQAFPLQKNVVKPFPHSGIIGSDAQEFNFRLSRARRVVEDAFGSLKARFRILLKGLECDIVNVPYVIRACCVLHNICEELTDSCDSNWLDVVHVEDRRRPQPVCTSSQVEPSGVAVRNALAKHLASK